One genomic window of Halorubrum hochsteinianum includes the following:
- a CDS encoding ABC transporter permease — protein MSVGTIARKDLADASRSKMLWVVAVLVLLSMAGVTGLVAATTSMPAREVFGLAFQLAVTTLPIIALILAKGSITGERESGSLRVLLSLPPSRSDILLGKLLGRAVLMLIATLVGGLTTGLVVFALLGGEIGILIPFVGFLGVMGVVFVAIGVGVSAASASDNRATAIVVGAYMILVALWNLIERGIQFGAVELGLMEASSQPAWLQMVGLLPPNNAAIAGFRATVDGRLFGTDPFASVWLPVCLLLVWFVVPVVGGYLGFRDVQIG, from the coding sequence ATGAGCGTCGGAACAATCGCTCGGAAGGACCTCGCCGACGCCAGCCGGTCGAAGATGCTCTGGGTGGTGGCCGTACTCGTCCTGCTGTCGATGGCCGGGGTCACGGGCCTCGTTGCGGCGACAACCAGTATGCCGGCTCGAGAGGTGTTCGGGCTCGCATTCCAGCTCGCTGTGACCACCCTTCCGATCATCGCACTCATTCTCGCCAAGGGATCGATCACTGGCGAGCGTGAATCTGGATCGCTCCGAGTGCTGTTGAGCCTGCCGCCGTCGCGCAGCGACATACTCCTCGGGAAACTGCTCGGCCGGGCGGTGCTGATGCTCATCGCGACACTTGTCGGCGGCCTCACCACCGGGCTCGTCGTCTTCGCATTGCTTGGCGGTGAGATCGGCATTCTGATTCCGTTTGTCGGCTTCCTTGGCGTGATGGGGGTGGTGTTCGTTGCGATCGGTGTTGGCGTTTCAGCAGCCAGTGCGAGTGACAATCGCGCTACGGCGATAGTTGTCGGGGCCTACATGATCTTGGTTGCTCTGTGGAACCTCATTGAGAGGGGTATTCAATTCGGCGCCGTCGAACTTGGCTTGATGGAGGCCAGTAGCCAGCCGGCGTGGTTACAGATGGTTGGGTTACTCCCACCCAATAATGCGGCTATAGCCGGCTTCCGGGCCACCGTTGACGGCCGGCTCTTCGGTACTGACCCGTTTGCGTCGGTTTGGCTCCCGGTGTGTCTCCTGCTTGTCTGGTTCGTCGTGCCGGTTGTAGGCGGCTATCTCGGTTTCCGAGACGTCCAGATTGGGTGA
- a CDS encoding ABC transporter ATP-binding protein: protein MTDPAIETNELTKQFGDVTAVDGIDLTVERGEIFGFLGPNGAGKSTTINVLLDFVKPTTGTASMLGLDVSEDREALHGRIGVVPENYGLYDRLSGRRHVELAIELKEAADDPNELLDRVGLSTDDANRSAGEYSTGMSQRLALAMALVGSPELLILDEPTSGLDPNGARELRELIRDENERGATVFFSSHILEQVEAASDRVGIMNDGQVVATDTIDRLRGQLDTGAQVALEVNREPDQKLDDLPNVRDVVVADGVVRGTCLEPAAKLQFIDRVREVTTVTDVRIEESSLEDLFASYTNEETSNSHGEPVAPGGVA, encoded by the coding sequence ATGACAGACCCCGCGATCGAGACGAATGAGTTGACGAAACAGTTCGGTGACGTGACCGCTGTTGACGGGATAGACCTGACCGTCGAGCGGGGCGAGATATTTGGATTTCTCGGCCCGAACGGCGCCGGGAAATCGACCACAATCAACGTGCTTCTGGACTTCGTCAAGCCGACGACTGGAACGGCCTCGATGCTCGGACTGGACGTCTCCGAGGACCGCGAGGCACTCCACGGTCGGATCGGCGTCGTGCCAGAGAACTACGGACTATACGACCGGCTAAGCGGCCGCCGACACGTAGAACTCGCTATCGAGTTGAAAGAAGCCGCCGACGATCCGAACGAGTTACTCGACCGGGTCGGACTGTCTACAGACGACGCAAACCGCTCGGCGGGGGAGTACTCCACGGGGATGAGCCAACGACTGGCGCTGGCGATGGCGTTGGTCGGGTCGCCGGAGTTGCTCATCCTCGACGAACCGACGAGCGGTCTGGACCCGAACGGCGCTCGGGAGCTCAGAGAACTTATCCGCGATGAAAACGAGCGAGGGGCGACGGTGTTCTTTTCGAGTCACATTCTCGAACAGGTCGAAGCGGCCTCCGACCGAGTCGGGATCATGAACGACGGGCAAGTCGTCGCAACTGATACTATCGATCGGCTCAGGGGACAGCTCGACACCGGAGCGCAGGTGGCACTTGAGGTTAACAGAGAACCGGACCAAAAACTGGACGACCTGCCGAACGTTCGCGATGTCGTGGTGGCTGACGGGGTCGTCCGAGGGACCTGTCTCGAGCCGGCGGCAAAGCTCCAGTTCATCGATCGGGTCCGCGAGGTGACCACGGTCACGGACGTCCGAATCGAGGAGTCATCGTTGGAGGACCTGTTCGCCAGCTACACTAATGAGGAAACATCGAACAGTCACGGGGAACCGGTCGCGCCGGGGGGTGTCGCGTGA
- a CDS encoding ABC transporter ATP-binding protein, producing the protein MRLRTEALGKRYSENTWGVHDVTLQLDAGVHGLVGPNGAGKSTLMQMLTTVMAPTEGEIYWDGTAVTESPGVVRRVLGYLPQDFDTYPTLTLEEYLDYVAALRGLSAETASARIEALLELVNLTDVRDRRLDTFSGGMHQRAGIAQALLNDPELLVVDEPTVGLDPEERVRMRNVLSDTADDRVVIFSTHVVTDIEATADTVTVLEDGEVITHADTSDLIHNVKGDVYESRVSPSTLETVRENYRVCNTVRRADGFDVRFVSADTPVVDAEPVAASLEDAYLQTVEHAS; encoded by the coding sequence ATGCGACTCCGAACGGAAGCGCTCGGAAAACGGTACAGCGAGAACACTTGGGGCGTCCACGACGTGACACTACAACTAGACGCCGGCGTTCACGGGCTCGTCGGGCCGAACGGTGCGGGAAAATCAACGCTCATGCAGATGCTCACGACGGTGATGGCACCGACGGAGGGAGAAATATACTGGGACGGGACCGCTGTGACCGAATCACCGGGTGTTGTCAGGCGGGTTCTCGGATATCTTCCTCAAGACTTCGACACGTATCCGACGTTGACGCTGGAAGAGTACCTCGATTACGTAGCGGCACTCAGGGGACTCAGCGCCGAAACGGCCAGCGCACGGATTGAGGCGCTGCTCGAACTGGTCAATCTCACCGATGTTCGAGACCGCCGACTCGATACGTTTTCAGGAGGGATGCACCAACGAGCGGGCATCGCACAGGCGCTGTTGAACGATCCTGAACTGCTCGTTGTCGATGAACCGACCGTCGGTCTCGACCCTGAAGAGCGGGTTCGGATGCGGAACGTGTTGTCCGACACCGCTGACGACCGGGTAGTGATCTTCTCAACGCACGTCGTTACCGACATCGAAGCGACTGCGGACACGGTCACGGTACTAGAAGATGGTGAGGTGATTACTCACGCTGACACCAGCGACCTCATTCACAATGTAAAAGGCGATGTCTACGAGTCCCGCGTGTCGCCGTCGACGCTTGAAACCGTCCGCGAGAACTACCGAGTCTGTAACACCGTCCGACGGGCTGACGGGTTTGATGTCCGCTTCGTAAGTGCTGATACACCGGTTGTCGACGCCGAACCGGTCGCTGCATCGCTCGAAGACGCATACCTTCAGACGGTAGAGCATGCGAGTTGA